The following proteins come from a genomic window of Rissa tridactyla isolate bRisTri1 chromosome 13, bRisTri1.patW.cur.20221130, whole genome shotgun sequence:
- the SNRNP35 gene encoding U11/U12 small nuclear ribonucleoprotein 35 kDa protein, with product MNDWAPIAKEYDPLKAGSIDGTDEEPHDRAIWRAMLARYVPNKGVTGDPHLTLFVARLNLQTTEEKLKEVFSRYGDIRKIRLVRDLVTGFSKGYAFIEYKEERALLKAHRDANRLVIDQHEIFVDFELERTLKGWIPRRLGGGFGGKKESGQLRFGGRDRPFRKPINLPNMKNDFYGEGSAEKRNWSRDGTRDWRTRDRDHERSRDKRWPERERSWAWGESERERDSKEERSRGRERKDRDRKDRDRDRSRERDTKKQRDDDKHR from the coding sequence ATGAATGACTGGGCCCCCATAGCGAAGGAGTACGACCCCCTCAAAGCTGGGAGCATCGATGGCACAGATGAGGAGCCCCATGACCGTGCCATATGGAGGGCTATGCTGGCACGCTACGTACCCAACAAGGGAGTCACAGGAGATCCTCACCTCACCCTGTTCGTGGCAAGGCTCAATCTTCAGACAACAGAAGAGAAGTTAAAGGAGGTCTTTTCCCGGTATGGAGACATCAGAAAGATCCGTCTGGTTCGAGACCTGGTCACGGGATTTTCCAAAGGTTACGCATTTATTGAGTACAAAGAGGAGCGTGCTCTCTTGAAGGCCCACAGAGATGCCAACAGGCTGGTTATTGATCAGCATGAGATCTTTGTAGATTTTGAACTGGAAAGAACTCTGAAAGGATGGATTCCTCGGAGGCTTGGAGGTGGTTTTGGAGGCAAAAAAGAATCCGGGCAGCTACGGTTTGGAGGACGGGACAGACCTTTTCGAAAGCCCATCAATTTGCCAAACATGAAAAATGATTTCTATGGAGAAGgctcagcagagaaaagaaactggTCTCGTGACGGAACAAGGGACTGGAGAACAAGGGACCGAGACCATGAAAGGAGCAGAGACAAGCGATGGCCAGAAAGGGAGCGGTCGTGGGCTTGGGGtgaaagtgagagagagagggactcgaaagaggagaggagcagagggagggagaggaaggacagagaCAGGAAGGACAGGGATAGAGACCGGAGCAGGGAAAGAGATACCAAGAAACAGAGAGACGATGACAAGCATCGGTAG
- the RILPL2 gene encoding RILP-like protein 2 isoform X2, translating to MQQGREEEELEEEEEDEGDGGPERALEKSPFQLTAGDVYDISSLVGRDLLQLGAGPRVPAALARLQFRIVRVLEMLEALLSLGPDKMVIDLTDPNRPRFTLQELRDVLQERNQLKAQLLVVQEELQCYKSGIIAQKRDQTEELEKEASGSSPGTSKDSEEKTIIKRLFSFKHGKGASSRT from the exons ATGCAGcagggccgggaggaggaggagctggaggaggaagaggaggatgagggggATGGCGGCCCGGAGAGGGCTCTGGAGAAGAGCCCCTTCCAGCTGACGGCCGGGGATGTCTACGACATCTCCTCCCTGGTGGGCCGGGACCTGCTGCAGCTCGGCGCCGGCCCGCGGGTGCCGGCCGCGCTGGCCCGGCTGCAGTTCCGCATCGTGAGGGTGCTGGAGATGCTGGAGGCGCTG CTCAGCCTTGGACCAGATAAGATGGTAATAGACCTCACAGATCCAAATCGCCCCCGGTTCACATTACAGGAGCTGCGAGATGTATTGCAAGAGCGTAACCAGCTGAAAGCTCAACTTCTTGTGGTGCAAGAGGAGCTACAGTGCTATAAGAG tggGATCATCGCACAGAAAAGGGACCAaactgaagaactggaaaaagaggccagtggcagcagccctggcactaGCAAGGACAGCGAAGAGAAGACAATCATCAAACGGCT attctcTTTTAAACACGGAAAAGGAGCATCCTCAAGAACTTAA
- the RILPL2 gene encoding RILP-like protein 2 isoform X1 produces MQQGREEEELEEEEEDEGDGGPERALEKSPFQLTAGDVYDISSLVGRDLLQLGAGPRVPAALARLQFRIVRVLEMLEALVSESSLAEEQLRAERDSLRRELEALRAAGGPGGAQQLSLGPDKMVIDLTDPNRPRFTLQELRDVLQERNQLKAQLLVVQEELQCYKSGIIAQKRDQTEELEKEASGSSPGTSKDSEEKTIIKRLFSFKHGKGASSRT; encoded by the exons ATGCAGcagggccgggaggaggaggagctggaggaggaagaggaggatgagggggATGGCGGCCCGGAGAGGGCTCTGGAGAAGAGCCCCTTCCAGCTGACGGCCGGGGATGTCTACGACATCTCCTCCCTGGTGGGCCGGGACCTGCTGCAGCTCGGCGCCGGCCCGCGGGTGCCGGCCGCGCTGGCCCGGCTGCAGTTCCGCATCGTGAGGGTGCTGGAGATGCTGGAGGCGCTGGTGAGCGAGAGCAGCCTGGCCGAGGAGCAGCTGCGGGCGGAGCGGGACAGCCTACGGCGGGAGCTGGAGGcgctgcgggcggcggggggcccggGCGGCGCCCAGCAG CTCAGCCTTGGACCAGATAAGATGGTAATAGACCTCACAGATCCAAATCGCCCCCGGTTCACATTACAGGAGCTGCGAGATGTATTGCAAGAGCGTAACCAGCTGAAAGCTCAACTTCTTGTGGTGCAAGAGGAGCTACAGTGCTATAAGAG tggGATCATCGCACAGAAAAGGGACCAaactgaagaactggaaaaagaggccagtggcagcagccctggcactaGCAAGGACAGCGAAGAGAAGACAATCATCAAACGGCT attctcTTTTAAACACGGAAAAGGAGCATCCTCAAGAACTTAA